In Acanthochromis polyacanthus isolate Apoly-LR-REF ecotype Palm Island chromosome 18, KAUST_Apoly_ChrSc, whole genome shotgun sequence, the following proteins share a genomic window:
- the LOC110957177 gene encoding nodal homolog 2-A-like, whose product MFNCNFTVAFWQQQLLELYCKNNIFFFLVPSWFDSFFYHKIYKHFLQFNDIFISLHISLIQMITVHPFLAESVNNRTHFLLFLPGSHRVGKKWSIAFDMSSLSANDNVQLAELRIRQPAFTESSSVVDVYHSHKHRCPGCPDSRHLLGRLRARPSSTASSFSWKVFDMTEMLSGWLQRGHGGRRTELQEDEVEEDIQHATADRVVMVVFSSQNSQKTLIRVAERSKYVRTTSSSGARRGREKRHPRTENNGPLCRRTDMWVNFEKFGWADYIVFPKRYNAYQCQGSCPTPVNETFGPTNHAYMQSLLHHHHPDKVPCLSCVPTRLSPLSMLYYENGKMVMKHHEDMVVEECGCE is encoded by the exons atgtttaattgtaattttacagtagCATTCTGGCAACAACAGCTGCTGGAActttactgtaaaaacaacatttttttttttttggtaccgtcatggtttgacagttttttttaccataaaatTTACAAACACTTTCTACAGTTTaatgatatatttatctctCTTCATATTTCACTAATTCAGATGATAACTGTGCATCCCTTTCTTGCAGAATCCGTTAATAATAGAACACATTTCCTCTTATTTCTACCAGGCTCCCATCGGGTTGGTAAGAAGTGGTCCATCGCCTTCGACATGTCCTCCCTGTCTGCTAATGACAACGTCCAGCTGGCTGAGCTTCGTATCCGTCAGCCGGCCTTCACGGAGTCGTCCAGCGTCGTGGACGTCTACCACTCCCACAAGCACCGCTGCCCCGGCTGCCCCGACAGCAGGCATCTCCTGGGCCGCCTCAGAGCTCGGCCCAGCTCCACGGCGTCTTCGTTCTCCTGGAAAGTGTTCGACATGACGGAGATGCTCAGCGGCTGGCTGCAGCGGGGACACGGGGGCAGGAGGACGGAGCTGCAGGAGGACGAAGTGGAAGAGGACATCCAGCACGCTACAGCTGACCGGGTCGTGATGGTGGTGTTCTCCAGCCAGAACAGTCAGAAGACGCTGATCCGTGTGGCAGAGCGCTCCAAGTACGTCAGGACGACCAGCAGCAGCGGGGCGAGGAGAGGCAGGGAGAAGAGGCATCCCCGGACCGAGAACAACGGTCCTCTCTGCAGGAGGACGGACATGTGGGTGAACTTTGAGAAGTTTGGCTGGGCCGATTATATCGTCTTCCCCAAACGGTACAACGCCTATCAGTGCCAGGGGAGCTGCCCGACGCCGGTGAACGAGACCTTCGGCCCCACGAACCACGCATACATGCAG AGCCTGCTGCATCACCACCACCCCGACAAAGTTCCATGTCTGTCCTGTGTGCCGACCCGTCTTTCGCCGCTGTCCATGCTGTACTACGAGAACGGGAAGATGGTGATGAAACATCATGAGGACATGGTGGTGGAGGAGTGTGGATGTGAGTAA
- the LOC127530948 gene encoding low-density lipoprotein receptor-related protein 4-like — protein sequence MLWSEIGSTPQIERSGMDGSKRKVVVSRNLSWPVSLAYDLLDNRVYWADEKMRCIGSASLDGDNVKILQLAETPSPFSVAVFNDRLFWSDTKRRTIRSADKNTGKDQKVLLKRPGQPFGLKLMHTLSQPAVSNPCDQLRCTHLCLLAPAGKSRSGAAGSPAGRGPSAVCRCPKGLLLSKDNMTCSLPRESSFILLLSQRMIYQDQDLWTF from the exons ATGCTGTGGTCTGAGATCGGCAGCACCCCTCAGATCGAGCGTTCAGGGATGGACGGTTCAAAGAGGAAGGTGGTGGTGAGCCGAAACCTGAGCTGGCCGGTCAGTCTGGCCTACGACCTGCTGGACAACAGAGTGTACTGGGCTGACGAGAAGATGCGCTGCATTGGCTCGGCCTCTCTGGATGGAGACAACGTCAAG ATCCTCCAGTTAGCTGAAACTCCAAGCCCTTTTTCTGTGGCAGTCTTCAATGATCGTCTTTTCTGGTCTGACACCAAGAGAAGAACCATCCGCTCGGCTGACAAGAACACTGGGAAAGATCAAAAGGTTCTTCTGAAGAGACCAGGGCAGCCGTTTGGACTGAAA CTGATGCATACCCTTTCCCAGCCGGCCGTCTCCAACCCTTGTGACCAGCTGCGATGCACCCATCTCTGCCTTTTGGCCCCGGCAGGTAAATCCAGATCTGGAGCAGCAGGATCTCCGGCAGGAAGGGGGCCGAGTGCAGTGTGTCGATGCCCAAAGGGGCTGCTGCTCTCCAAGGACAACATGACCTGCTCTCTGCCTCGGGAGTCCTCGTTCATCCTGCTCTTGTCTCAGAGGATGATTTATCAG GACCAGGATCTGTGGACGTTCTGA